A window of the Candida orthopsilosis Co 90-125, chromosome 1 draft sequence genome harbors these coding sequences:
- a CDS encoding Rpl33a protein (S. cerevisiae homolog RPL33A is structural constituent of ribosome, has role in and localizes to cytosolic large ribosomal subunit) has translation MAESHRLYVKGKHISYQRSKNVTNPKVSLIQIEGVGSPQDAKFYLGKRIAYVYRAQKEIRGSKIRVIWGKIARTHGNNGLVRANFKKNLPPKTFGASVRIMLYPSNI, from the exons atggcTGAATCACACAGAT TATACGTTAAAGGTAAACACATCTCATACCAAAGATCCAAAAATGTCACCAACCCAAAGGtttcattgattcaaattgaaggTGTTGGTTCTCCACAAGATGCCAAATTCTACTTGGGTAAAAGAATCGCTTACGTTTACAGAGCTCAAAAGGAAATCAGAGGTTCTAAAATCAGAGTTATCTGGGGTAAAATTGCTAGAACCCACGGTAACAATGGTTTAGTCAGAGCTAACTTTAAAAAGAACTTGCCACCAAAGACTTTCGGTGCTTCAGTTAGAATTATGTTGTACCCATCAAACATCTAA
- a CDS encoding Kes1 protein (S. cerevisiae homolog KES1 has role maintenance of cell polarity, post-Golgi vesicle-mediated transport, sterol transport, exocytosis, endocytosis), giving the protein MASDAKSDSPSSISSNASASASSSSSSHSWTSFLKSIASFNGDLSSLTAPPFILSPTSLVEYSQYWAEHPDLFVAANKLTVSEDAEASTVDAINLKRAIAVTKWFISTLKSQYCSRNESMGSEKKPLNPFLGEVFVGKWDNEELGETILLSEQVSHHPPVTAYAIKNAKNNVMLQGYNGITSKISATSINIKQYGHALLDYNDLKESYLITLPPLHIEGLITAAPFVELEGTSYIQASNGYFTVIEYSGRGWVSGKKNTFKARIYRDAFSSSSKENALVTIQGQWSGKSYIDKGSATPTSKTGELFYDANALKAVPLSVKPIEEQKDFESRRAWEKVAEAIRKSDYNLIAEEKSKIENEQRELRKKEKETGSKWQTRWFDVVDYNNRSEDTNLTPPDDFINLTNQANLSIHNVPSGSLKKSKYDHGDAKHWRFVPAKFERDDIKI; this is encoded by the coding sequence ATGGCATCCGACGCTAAATCCGACtcaccatcttcaatatccTCAAATGCCTCAGCCTCCgcttcatcttcctcaAGTTCTCATTCATGGACGTCTTTCCTCAAGTCAATTGCGTCTTTTAATGGTGATTTGTCTTCATTAACTGCGCCACCCTTTATATTATCACCAACATCACTTGTGGAATATTCTCAATATTGGGCCGAGCATCCAGATTTATTTGTTGCAGCAAATAAGTTGACTGTTTCTGAGGATGCAGAAGCATCAACCGTTGATGCCATAAACTTGAAAAGAGCTATCGCAGTTACTAAGTGGTTTATTTCTACATTGAAATCTCAATATTGCTCAAGAAACGAAAGCATGGGAAGTGAAAAGAAGCCGTTGAATCCTTTTTTGGGGGAGGTTTTTGTCGGGAAGTGGGATAATGAAGAGTTGGGCGAGACGATCTTGTTGAGTGAGCAAGTTAGCCATCACCCACCTGTAACTGCATACGCCATTAAAAATGCTAAGAACAATGTCATGTTGCAAGGATATAATGGTATCACATCCAAGATTTCTGCTACTTCCATAAACATTAAACAATATGGACATGCGCTTTTAGATTacaatgatttgaaagaaagcTACTTGATCACTTTGCCTCCTTTACATATTGAAGGATTAATTACTGCTGCTccttttgttgagttggaGGGAACCTCATATATACAAGCTTCCAATGGTTACTTCACAGTTATAGAATACAGTGGAAGAGGTTGGGTTTCAGGAAAGAAGAACACCTTTAAGGCAAGAATATACCGCGACGCTTTTTCTAGCTCATCAAAGGAAAATGCTTTGGTTACAATACAAGGGCAATGGTCAGGAAAGTCGTATATCGACAAGGGATCAGCAACTCCTACCTCCAAGACTGGTGAGTTGTTTTATGATGCTAATGCATTGAAAGCTGTGCCTTTGAGCGTTAAGCCCattgaagaacaaaaagaCTTTGAATCTAGAAGAGCATGGGAAAAGGTTGCCGAAGCAATTAGAAAGCTGGATTACAATTTGATTGCTGAAGAAAAGtccaagattgaaaatgagCAAAGAGAGTTaagaaagaaggaaaaggaaacCGGATCCAAATGGCAAACTAGATGGTTTGATGTAGTTGATTACAACAACCGATCAGAGGACACCAACTTGACTCCACCTGATGATTTCATTAATTTAACCAATCAAGCTAATTTGTCAATCCACAATGTACCTCTGGGctcattgaaaaaatcGAAATACGATCACGGGGATGCAAAGCATTGGAGATTTGTTCCCGCAAAATTTGAAAGGGATGACATAAAGATCTAG
- a CDS encoding Spo7 protein (protein similar to S. cerevisiae Spo7p), protein MEHHESVIATDNSATLSNPSDKRNSSKLVHNQSSSSLLDTPDVMGNYSPESSNTSPVSSPEEPKSPRLTISHLHNLPSNSYNDFVVYSDSDDIASQSSLDLQNDDFKSGRDIRSQLKKLARSQSSDEDEVVDEDEINIVNIDKVETRNGITPSRDLDSEANLKPTFAVDETPKRKRSSTSSRTSSPLRRVMSPSADDTPSKRTSKSRGKIRRRSKEPSEKSHRSIEKSGTGYTSMPPSGKVFRNMLILEESLREQVIQQRAMRRKYLIFLAILCSIIAGLAHHLFILDAAVSSTGTARLILKFLLISTVITLLLYHLSGEYQKTIVLPRKFLSSTNKGLRQLNVRLVKIKTPLADKMTDLIREFSLLVVNFALEVFHRVSPSSIQNKDSKIEVFLVTCQSQCQPRIGVTDVKLLLNARVFNVDIREGWEIYRSEFWINEGVRRRNNLLSFINGAKLEKKQQLKRRKRTTSTPPTMPSKLSEENLLKLDSSIK, encoded by the coding sequence ATGGAACACCACGAATCTGTAATAGCAACAGATAATTCGGCCACCCTATCAAATCCGTCTGACAAGCGCAACAGCTCAAAACTTGTACATAATCAGTCAAGCTCGAGTTTATTAGATACTCCTGATGTCATGGGAAACTACAGTCCAGAGTCATCAAATACGAGTCCTGTTTCTCTGCCCGAGGAGCCAAAATCCCCGCGTTTGACAATTTCACATTTGCACAATTTACCTTCAAACAGTTACAACGATTTCGTGGTATATTCAGACTCTGATGACATTGCGTCTCAAAGCTCATTAGATTTGCAAAACGACGACTTTAAATCGGGAAGAGATATTCGAAgccaattgaaaaaattagCAAGAAGTCAAAGCTCTGACGAGGATGAGGTAgtggatgaagatgagataaatattgtcaatattgataaagttgagACTCGAAATGGAATTACACCAAGCAGAGACTTGGATTCTGAGGCGAATCTAAAACCTActtttgctgttgatgaaacaCCAAAGCGCAAAAGAAGCTCTACATCTTCACGAACGTCTTCTCCACTAAGAAGAGTTATGTCACCAAGTGCTGATGACACTCCAAGCAAACGTACAAGCAAACTGCGTGGAAAGATACGAAGGAGGTCTAAGGAACCAAGCGAAAAATCTCATAGATCAATAGAGAAGTCAGGAACTGGTTACACTTCAATGCCACCATCAGGAAAAGTTTTCAGAAACATGTTAATATTAGAGGAAAGTTTGAGAGAGCAGGTAATACAACAAAGAGCAATGAGACGAAAATACTTGATCTTTTTGGCAATATTGTGTTCAATTATTGCTGGATTGGCCCatcatttgtttattttggaTGCGGCTGTTTCCTCAACGGGTACTGCtagattgattttgaagttcttattgatttcaacaGTAATCACCTTATTATTGTATCACTTATCAGGAGAATATCAAAAAACTATCGTTCTTCCAAGGAAGTTTTTATCCTCAACAAATAAAGGGTTGAGACAGTTGAATGTGAGATTAGTAAAAATTAAAACGCCGCTTGCTGATAAAATGACGGACTTAATACGAGAGTTTTCACTCCTTGTGGTTAATTTTGCATTGGAGGTATTCCACAGGGTATCGCCTAGTTCCATACAAAATAAAGACTCAAAGATTGAAGTTTTTCTAGTCACTTGCCAATCGCAATGTCAACCCCGTATAGGAGTGACGGACgtgaagttgttgttgaatgcCAGAGTGTTTAATGTTGATATCAGAGAAGGTTGGGAAATCTATCGGAGCGAATTTTGGATCAATGAAGGTGTGAGgagaagaaacaatttaCTATCTTTCATAAATGGAGCcaaattggagaagaaaCAGCAATTAAAAAGGCGCAAGAGAACAACCTCAACACCACCCACGATGCCTTCAAAATTGAGCGAAGAAAATTTACTCAAACTAGACTCATCTATAAAGTGA
- a CDS encoding Osm1 flavoprotein subunit of fumarate reductase has translation MNSSSSHTIVVGSGLAGLTTTLQLISQNHKVTLIEKTAKLGGNSIKASSGINGVPTIYQKNEDSVEAFKQDTLKSGKGLCNTGLVNELTSRSRDAIEWLTQDLKIDLSSVTQLGGHSFARTHKGAGKLPPGFAIVSALIKRIEEIQANNPEILTILMNSRLVKILSGDGKVNGVQYQDESSTDLRTEFGDGIVLATGGFSADTQNLESSLLKQYRPDLLKFPSSNGEQTTGDGQKVALRDIDAHLIQMDQIQVHPTGFIKLDNVGSQWKFLCGELMRGIGGILLSPNGKRFVNELTTRDIVTDAVIQNCQIKQENELGLPVGTYVSVLVVSGDDYSKAANHIDFYASQGLLQKGGVGDLLKLLQKINSENVKQTTANLKQTLDEYGNVVRTKDDHLGRTVFGSAISSEFYFGLTTPVLHFAMGGIEVDSSAHVINSQGQVIPNLYAVGEVSAGVHGANRLGGSSLLECVVFGKIVSQDILNK, from the coding sequence ATGAATTCATCGTCTAGCCATACGATTGTAGTGGGTTCAGGACTTGCGGGACTAACTACAACGTTGCAATTAATTTCCCAAAATCATAAAGTTACCTTAATTGAAAAAACGGCCAAATTGGGTGGGAATTCAATCAAAGCTTCATCGGGGATTAATGGAGTGCCTACAATATATCAGAAAAACGAGGATTCCGTGGAAGCGTTTAAACAAGATACACTCAAGTCAGGAAAGGGTTTGTGTAATACTGGTTTAGTTAATGAATTAACTTCTCGATCACGCGATGCCATTGAATGGTTGACTCAAGACTTAAAGATTGATCTTTCACTGGTTACGCAACTAGGCGGTCATTCATTTGCCAGGACCCATAAAGGAGCAGGCAAATTACCACCTGGGTTTGCAATAGTTCTGGCTTTAATTAAGCgtattgaagaaattcaaGCAAACAACCCTGAGATATTAACTATACTCATGAACAGCCGtttggtgaaaattttatcaGGGGATGGTAAAGTCAATGGTGTTCAATATCAAGATGAAAGTTCCACTGATCTCAGGACTGAATTTGGCGATGGCATAGTGTTGGCTACTGGTGGATTTTCAGCTGATACACAAAATCTTGAATCTTCATTACTCAAACAATATCGACCCGATTTGCTTAAATTTCCATCATCCAACGGTGAACAAACAACTGGAGATGGCCAGAAAGTCGCTTTGCGCGATATCGATGctcatttgattcaaatggatcaaattcaagtcCACCCTACTGGATTTATTAAATTGGACAATGTTGGATCTCAATGGAAATTCCTTTGTGGAGAGCTTATGCGTGGTATTGGAGGTATTTTGTTATCACCAAATGGCAAGAGATTTGTTAACGAATTGACTACAAGAGATATTGTTACTGATGCGGTTatacaaaattgtcaaatcaagcaagaaaatgaattggGATTACCTGTTGGGACATATGTTTCCGTTCTTGTCGTTAGCGGCGACGACTACTCTAAAGCGGCGAATCATATTGATTTCTATGCTTCACAAGGATTGTTGCAAAAGGGAGGTGTCGGAGAtttattgaagttgttgcaaaaaataaattctGAAAATGTTAAACAAACTACCGCCAACTTGAAGCAAAcacttgatgaatatggTAATGTTGTTAGAACCAAGGACGATCATTTAGGTAGAACTGTATTTGGAAGTGCAATATCTTCAGAATTTTATTTCGGGTTGACAACGCCAGTCTTACATTTTGCTATGGGTGgaattgaagttgattcaaGTGCCCATGTAATCAATTCTCAAGGTCAAGTCATTCCAAACTTGTATGCTGTTGGTGAGGTTAGTGCTGGTGTCCACGGTGCAAACAGACTCGGTGGCAGTTCCTTGTTGGAATGTGTAGTTTTTGGCAAGATAGTTAGTCAAGATATCTTGAATAAATAG
- a CDS encoding Gwt1 protein (S. cerevisiae homolog GWT1 has glucosaminyl-phosphotidylinositol O-acyltransferase activity, has role in GPI anchor biosynthetic process and localizes to nuclear membrane-endoplasmic reticulum), with product MSSLKQLKENFVSDLTGGSIEEIYLVTSVALTSYLAYKFIKDSIIQLPLVYDYVINVLTILTAITIYSNNPTFLHYSIFLPSLLVYLLNHYTTENKQRHHHRQSNKTNDTLLTRKQFLTAYRSHMLIITNLAILAVDFKIFPRRFAKVETWGTSMMDLGVGSFVYSMGLVNSRQLIKAHSQYKFSWKAYLKIIKQSTTKAFPLLVLGFARFVSVKQLEYQEHVTEYGIHWNFFITLGLLPVLLGVLDPFLTILPRVVVAFIFIALNELLLKRTNVLQVILSGENRMNNFITMNKEGIYSFLGYFTIFIFGQSFGSFVLTEYPTRNNLISISKTKAFRKNSNLITVTTTQGLIIATVFYQALFTIVNNSNYFTSISRRLANASYVLWVVSYNATFLLGYNLIDRLLPVQTKVASNLLEGVNNNGLLAFLLGNLLTGLINMLINTLEVSNTVAFLILIGYSAAWISIVVILNHKHIYIKL from the coding sequence atgtcttcattgaaacaattgaaagagaatTTTGTTTCAGATTTGACGGGGGGATCGATTGAGGAAATTTATTTGGTGACATCGGTGGCATTAACATCATATTTAGCATACAAGTTCATCAAGGATtcaatcattcaattgcCTTTGGTTTATGACTATGTGATTAATGTACTAACTATACTAACAGCCATTACAATCTATAGCAACAATCCAACATTCCTACATTACTCAATATTCCTTCCATCTTTGCTCGTCTATTTATTAAACCATTACACAACTGAAAACAAACAAAGGCACCACCATCGACAATCGAATAAAACAAATGATACACTTTTGACTAGAAAACAGTTTCTCACTGCTTATAGGTCACACATGTTgatcatcaccaatttaGCTATATTGGCAGttgattttaaaattttccCTAGGAGATTCGCAAAAGTAGAAACATGGGGCACATCAATGATGGATTTGGGAGTGGGGTCTTTTGTATATTCAATGGGATTAGTAAATTCGAGGCAATTGATTAAAGCGCATTCTCAGTATAAGTTCAGCTGGAAAGCCTACttgaaaattatcaaacaaagTACGACTAAGGCATTCCCTTTGTTAGTATTGGGCTTCGCCAGATTCGTCAGTGTGAAGCAACTAGAGTATCAAGAACATGTTACTGAGTATGGTATTCACTGGAATTTTTTCATAACTTTAGGATTGTTGCCTGTTTTATTAGGAGTCTTGGACCCATTTCTCACCATTTTACCGAGGGTAGTGGTTGCATTTATATTTATCGCATTAAATGAGTTATTATTGAAGAGGACTAATGTGCTTCAGGTCATTTTGTCTGGCGAAAACAGAATGAATAACTTCATAACAATGAACAAGGAAGGTATCTACTCATTTTTGGGATACTTTACTATATTCATCTTTGGTCAATCATTTGGATCGTTTGTTTTAACTGAATATCCTACCAGGAATAACTTGATTTCCATAAGTAAAACTAAAGCATTCCGGAAAAACTCCAATCTTATAACAGTAACCACCACACAGGGCTTGATCATAGCCACTGTGTTTTATCAAGCATTGTTCACTATTGTTAATAATTCCAACTATTTCACAAGCATTTCAAGAAGGTTGGCCAATGCATCGTACGTTTTGTGGGTGGTATCCTACAATGCTACATTCTTGTTGGGGTATAACTTAATAGACAGATTGTTACCGGTGCAAACTAAAGTAgcttcaaatttattaGAGGGAGTTAATAATAACGGGTTGCTCGCATTTTTGTTGGGCAATCTCTTGACCGGATTGATAAATATGCTAATCAACACATTAGAAGTATCTAATACGGTCgcatttttgattttaatcGGATATAGTGCTGCGTGGATATCCATAGTGGTCATATTGAATCACAAGCACATTTATATCAAGCTATAA